The following coding sequences lie in one Apium graveolens cultivar Ventura chromosome 1, ASM990537v1, whole genome shotgun sequence genomic window:
- the LOC141673788 gene encoding uncharacterized protein LOC141673788, which produces MKENDNNFSDSSSDMPCKKHPSSSSVGICAYCLKDRLLKLVCSDCGEQRLSSCSCSDVSSYRNSCSAVEVGSVGRISFLIENERFDDHSEFRSHVKPKREVKERSEDVKMLKRSNSSCVEVKKSTGFWNIGNLFKKNRGKQSDEKTEIWVADCMGVSRSRSLCSFRGSSFKDPDQENSEFSFSSAKVSDVIEASEPRKSGFLRRVFLEAKNIRMSKEVRYGSESKQCGLKESDSSEMDDGSEFIDLNLDLPRSSETDHPFPVSKHIDSVEDLLFGHGGSCRITVNEKRVKKGGKGQKVWRWIISQQHQHSWRSSSKINKNHSFNV; this is translated from the coding sequence ATGAAAGAGAATGACAACAACTTCTCAGATTCTTCATCTGATATGCCTTGCAAAAAACACCCTAGTTCTTCTTCTGTTGGAATCTGTGCTTATTGTTTAAAGGACAGATTATTGAAGCTTGTTTGTTCAGATTGTGGTGAGCAACGCCTGTCTTCATGTTCTTGTTCTGATGTTTCTTCTTACCGCAATTCTTGCAGTGCAGTTGAGGTAGGAAGTGTTGGAAGAATCTCATTCTTGATTGAGAATGAGAGGTTTGATGATCACTCGGAGTTTAGATCACATGTAAAGCCTAAAAGAGAGGTTAAAGAGAGATCAGAGGATGTGAAAATGCTGAAAAGGAGTAATAGTAGTTGTGTTGAAGTCAAGAAAAGTACTGGATTTTGGAATATTGGCAATTTGTTCAAGAAAAACAGAGGAAAACAGAGTGATGAGAAGACTGAGATTTGGGTGGCTGATTGTATGGGTGTGTCAAGATCCAGGTCTTTGTGTAGTTTCAGGGGAAGTTCTTTCAAAGACCCTGATCAAGAAAACAGTGAATTTTCATTCTCAAGTGCTAAAGTTTCTGATGTTATTGAGGCTTCTGAGCCAAGAAAAAGTGGTTTTCTCAGGAGGGTATTCTTGGAGGCTAAAAACATTAGGATGTCAAAGGAGGTGAGATATGGTAGTGAATCAAAACAGTGTGGTTTGAAAGAAAGTGATTCGAGTGAAATGGATGATGGGTCAGAGTTTATAGATTTAAATCTTGATTTACCAAGAAGCTCTGAAACAGATCACCCTTTTCCAGTGTCAAAGCATATTGACAGTGTTGAGGACCTGCTATTTGGCCATGGGGGATCTTGCAGAATCACTGTAAATGAGAAGAGGGTGAAAAAGGGAGGCAAAGGTCAGAAGGTTTGgaggtggattataagccaaCAGCATCAACATAGTTGGAGAAGCTCAagcaaaattaataaaaatcataGCTTTAATGTTTAG